The DNA window tttgggccgagtgggccacacgagcgtgtgggcccacacgggcagaccatatgggcgtgtgagcccatttttactgaattgattgctaaggttgcacgggtcgcccaagtcaactgtgaacctactgtagggtcggtaagcatcacttagaccccctaattgtacgaactgactgtttgatttatatatgtgttgtgCATGATGATAGTATACTTGTATACTGAATTTgttatatgtactgatgtcccgcgatagcatgtcatgacttgtatgttgcattgcatgggattgagttaattatatttggaggaagtgcacTGAAAAGCTCTTAAGGCTGCAAATTACAAGTTGCCCAAGTCGactgcaaattactattttgtgccgcattcggtactacctggagtgtaaggatgggtgggttgatttgatccccaaatggagtgtagggttggacggagatggtgtgtagaggttggttgggtaggactttgctactgaatactgcatgactgctactgatactgtgatgggctaaggctctactgcatatttgatactgtactgaaatgggctaagacccaaactgttactgatactaAAAAAGGGCTTAGGCTTAAGACTGctttaactgtgcactgtgatttgctgttgtttgttttctgtgggattacgcactgagttttcataaacttgccccttttgtttaaatatgcataggtaatccccagatctagacggatcggtgcggtggaggactcagcggtgaccacggttttggactttcatggttcttaacccatatttacgataattggttttattaatattctatttttactggctaagtttttgggttgtaattggattTTCGAATTTTGGTTTTgagttttaattatctttaccttatagattacaactgctagtagtaggaaacctcgATTTTCAAAAGAAAGAAATACTTTTCCTAAACGCATGATTGTTTAAtctattttaaaagctttcgcaaacaaataacgttttgaaactatcgattaaataagcaacacaattttggaactaataagatattaagataatgaattcaatggaaatggttttaacgTGACGACACgattttcaaacaccctatcatgtgacattactagatccggccataacgtctgagcCAGATTTGGGATGTTACCAAATGGCTCCAAAATTGTCTTTATTACCAACATGTGccttttttttaactaaaaaaagtatcttattagttataaaattaagtttaaagGCAAATAGTTCTTAGTAAAGAAATGAGAAACCAAATAAAATACAACAAACTTGGGTTGCGTTGGGTTGGTTTGGGGTCAAGTTCTTCAAAAGAATTTAGGGTCGGGGTTGGGGTGGATCTTTTCTTCTTGGGTCGGGATTTGGGTTGAGATAGCCTAGCATCGGGTATAGGTTAGGGCGGGTAAAAATTTGACTTGCAATTTTGCTTATTTTTTCACTGCAATCAGTAATAATTTGCACCACCAGCAAATTGTCGCATTCAAGTGAGACTTTTTTTATATCCTACTTCCTAAGTAATGTTGAGATTATCATATATTGCCCATAGCTTCACCTGCAAAATAGTACAAGTACCCAAATATCAACTAAATCCATCAATTCAATGTCTACAACTATCATGGCGTACTCTCTCTGTTATAGCATGATGATTACTAGTGTCTATTAGTCCATGGCAATTGATCTTTATCTTGCCCTTCTCTAGTATCTTGTTGGGATTTCGTGCTCTGAGTGCATTGATTTTGTCATTATGCTTATAATTTTTTGAACAACTTGAGTAAGTACAattctatatttatattattatattttgtataatttgttcttaatggtttttgcatgaaaaacaaaatgaataaagaaaatattggACCATtaattacctaatgtttaactaataataAGTTACATCATAGGGATAAATTATGATGTGGGAATACAACTTATATTAATAGGTAATCTAAATAGTCCATAGTTTGAGGAATTAAAATGGGTAATTGATTCAAGACACTATGATGttatctatcaagtctaattgatGAGATGCCTTGCCTTGGGTATTGGAAGAGATGTCTctccaaaagatagagacataaatgtgatcGTCTGGATTGACAATATATCAGACATGATTCAAgttaaatttttcctaaatttttttatgaatttattcacttgtaacgtTCATAGTATGGTTTACCTTAGTCTTGAGTAAGTGATTGACTATGTGTATGTAACTCAGAtactttgatatattgaaagTTTGTGCTCAGTTGGTATCAGAGTCGAAAATTAgtatgttgggtatatgacttgtgCATGGCATGGTTTCACCtacaatagtagaattcatagctcatttaaagagtaaatgatatcctctcactAGTATTGTATGACTTaagagataaaataggatcatattgggtgaATGGATTTAACCCAATGAaattaaggatatcatataagggtaacatATTAATGACACAATCATTGGACAAAAAAATctaagttgctttcgtaatgatatataataaggaGTTTAGTCATGATACTTTTAGTGTATTGACTccatgactaaataatgttgtaattaatagacgaagagttgtaacttaattacaaattatttaagcccTAGTTATATATGCTCGATTGGTCCTAAGTCTGCTAGCTCAGTGCAACCTTGTATGATTTCAAATAAGAACCGATAcgataaatgaatgaaaatgacagaagaaaaataGATTGCATGAATTACTAACTGCGATAATTGCATTTTCTTAAAAGGGACAAGATATGgcttagaatttaatttaatttaatttatttggattgttatttaattgattgtaattaaataattgaagttcaaagtaaaaattaaagtaaCTAGCTATCGCAAGTTTTATTAAACAtgacaatttatttatttatagattcTAATATGGTAAAAAACATAATAACTTTGTTGAGATTAGAATTGGTTaaaggaaaataatttaatagaaatatttaattttaaattaattagataaataatgTTTTCGGAACAAAAAAACTaattattgggttggataaatatataaaattgttttcatttaatttaaaattagacTGTAGATATAATTGCACTTAATGCATGAAAAAACCCAACAAGCTTATATGTAATAGGGGTGGGCAGCACACTAGGAATCCTAGAGTGTCTGTTGCTCACTACACAGTCCTAGAGGAACTctgaattttctattaaaatattattcttCCCTCTCTTCTTGTACTAGTAGAACTCTTGTGATTTTCCCTATATATAGAGACTATGGGGTAGCtaaaaatacacataattggtATGTGGATACTctatcaaaatttaggggcaattTATTTAGCTgtaaataacttttattttttgtgaATACTCGTGATAGAGAATTTCGATTTTGGTTCTTTATAGAGAAAGTGAACTTTCCCGACTGGAAAGTTTTAGTTTTCATTCTGTGTTCGGTTCATGATAAAAGTTGACTCTCTTAGAATCAAAGGGTTCGATAATAGTTGAGAAGATTATTGAGTCAAAAGCCATGATTTGATAGAACTCCTTAAGCGAAAACACAAGtataaaatttagtaaaatttattgcTATAGATATCACCACAAAGGTTCAGTTTTATGAAAACTTTATAATTCTATCGTGCAACAAAACACTTTTCATAaataattgttccaacacctctTCCATCCAACCACAACTATGCTTTTACAATCTATCacttgttttgttttaaaagttgTCATAATCCTTCTTGACCAAGCTAGACTTTAAGTAATTATAGTAGAAGTATAAATTACCAATTGAGATAATTCACGTGTTTTCCTTTGCTTACGGGTCTCATAGATAGTTCCTTAACCACCATCCATTATTCGTAATTATCGCTCTCAAATGGCCATGATCACTGCTCCTCCCTGATTAGTTCATTCTACAACATCTCACTACTTTCCTTCAATGGTGATATCCTTAGACATGCCTCATTCAGATGACCATAAGCATCACAACGAAAATAAATATGCGACAAGCTTTTATACTCAACTCTTTGTAAAAAGTTATCTTCACTTTAGAAATCAACCACTTACATAGATACATGAACACATTGCCAATATAACATACTGACCTCTCACTCTTCTTTTTGTCTTAACATCAACTTGAATAACCTTACCAATAGTCTCCCCAATAATGCTCAAAAAGCTTTTTTTTTATAGAACTCACTAAAGAGATCCAATAGTCTGATCTAAACAAACATTATAAGGTTGTGATTGTAAAGTGGAGAATGATGGAGACCATGGTTGAATAGTGAAAAAATGACCAAAGATGACCTAAGGCCCCTTTAATAGTACCTTATCATAATCCATCATGGAACTCAATCTTGCCATATAATCATCGTTTTCCAAATCCATAACCTACACTATTTTGCATAGGCTTACCAAAGCTAAGATTCAATTCAAGAGCATGTTATAACTGATTCTCCTACCCAATTGCTTAAGGATTACTATCTAAGGCATACTCTTTTCAATCCCAAAACTTGGATTGACGAAACACCAACCACTATCCCAGTTATTCACTTTCGACTAATTCTCTATCCTTTCCAATCCTATTCACATAAGTGATTCTACCCCTTAATATTGAATTCATTAAAGTATACTCGAATGATGCCTTCTTACCCTCTAATGGCTCCATTATTGAATCTCCATTACCAAGAggattttttgtttgtttctgaAACTTATTCATAGCCCTATCGGTACCATCTAGTGGCAAAGCCTCCCTTCCGAAATCTTGAAAGTCTCCTTCAATCTCCATTTCCAAGCTTTTttgcctaaattttttttttgtcaaaggtCTACAATACAAATGTGATAACTTTAACTAATgaacaccaaaataataaatatgatataatatatttaaacatgTTTAATAAGCATATCATATAAACATGTATAGATATTTAAGTTGTAGAAAAGAGGCTTATAAGTTGATTGTAAGAGTGAATGAAAAATATAAGTTTAGTGGGCTATGCCTATATAAGCCTAAAACGCAAATGGGCTAAAAGGATGGTATTGGCTCCATTTACATATCAAAACCCAAGCCCAGTAGAGAATTAATTTAGTTTTTCATTATCCTACCAAAAGGAAAACGAGTAATTCTAATTACTACTGAAAAAAGATAATagccctttttatttctttttagaggAGCAGAAGAAAAGGGAAAACTTTCCCCTACATATTTTCCTTTTctacaaaaataaaattcttgaaaGCTCCCAGTTTTACAAACGGCACCAAACGTTCGAAGAAAGAAACAATCGGTGATTAGTTGAGAGAAAATGGGTGACAATCTATTTGAAGGGTTACCACCTCCATCTCATTACCAGCAACtacaaggaaaagaaaatgaagaagtaGAGGGGAAAGAAGGCAATGATCAAATTAGTTTCTCTTTGAAGACAAGTAGTAGCAGCAATAACAAGGAAGCTTCTCCAAAACCAGTTCTTAAAAGTGCTCTTAAGAGACCTAAGCCTACAGAATCTAACCCTGAAGGTGAACCCTACCTACAATTTGCACAATTCTTgttctttttcccttttctttcttttctgggtTCGTATAATTTTATgtcttttatttgattttgaattCTTGTTGTTGCAATTTTACTTATTATGAAGTGGAATTTGACATGGGTTTTGCTTTTTGGATGTAATGTGACTTTTTTGTGATAATTTTGGGATTTTGCAGCAATTTTCAGTCTAAAATTTCGTTTTTTCAGTGGGGTAAATTTTTTCCGGGGTTGGGGGTTATTGGGGATTGAATTTTTTAGAGTAATTTTGTTCTTATGCATGAGGTTAATACGCATTGCAGTTTGGAAGAAATTGCTTTGGAAACGATACTTAAGTATGGCCTTGGCTTTTGTGAACATGCacttaccttgttattttattctttggtatATGAGAGACTAGGAGCAAACAGAGATGAAATTTTGAGTTCCTGTGTTTAGTTGTTCTGAAAATTGAAATGGAAAGGAGGAATTGTAGTTGGGAGGTTGATTTGACTATATTTACTGACTTAAGATAGGTTCTAGTCTTATGTATACGGCGGTGTATGCGTTTTATGATTtggcctttttcttttttaactgaATGATAAAATAGTACATGAAAATGGTTTCATTTTCATTCGGGTGAAAGGAGGACGAGATCAGGAGAATGAAGAAACTGGCTTTTtgtgttataatattttaaatatatttatatgagacttggatattgaaatgatttgTTTTGGCATAATATAACTCAAAGGGAAAGTACTTGTGTGCTATTTTTGTTTGTTAGTTTTACGATTTTGCTACTTGACAACTTCTCCCTAGAAGCTTCTTTTTGGCTGAACTCTCTTTGCAAGTAGCTGATTGTTTATGCATTGTACTACCCAGCTGCTGTACAAGAAAAGCGCTTGAGATTTAAGATGACAACAGATGCCTCAGAGACACAAGTTATTGAGGCAATGCAGAAGATTGCGTCGCATATCAAGAACCCCACCAAGTTTTCTAAGGCTTCAAAGCTTGCCATACAGTTGATACAGGCTGGAAGTGTGAAGGGTGGGACTAGTGAACATTTTTTTGCTATATTGGAGGCTGCAATGTCATGCACAACTTCTTGTACTGATCCTTCAGTACGAGGTGATTATCATTCACTGTTCTCAGCAGCACAAGATGCAGCtgaggtatgattttagtttgCATTACAAATATAAGGCTTTCTTCCTTGAATATTTTCTTACTTTATCTTTCCTTGCAGTGCCTAAACAAGAGGCAGAAGAACCAACTGACTGTATGGACATTTAGGGCGGTGATGGCAAATGACTTTCTAACTGATGACAGCTTTGTGGTACTtactttatttttacttttagtatgttttgttgcAATAGTACTGTCATTCATGAGTTATTCATTTTTCTGAGTACATCATGTTGACAAACATAGAGACAATTATATGCTGTGATGCTGGTGTAAGGTATTTTTTTTTGGTGGGGGGGGGGGCAAAACTGGGGATTTTGTAACAGTTTAAATGGTGTTGTAATGTATTTTTTAGCATTAGTGAAAAGCAGATCTTGTAAACATCATGAGTTTTCCTTAGTGAAGGTTGTTGTTTGCTTGACTAAAATGCTTTTTGACAATACTGTTTAAACTGATTCCTTTTTCTTAGTATGTTACTGATGGTGTCTTTATATGTTGTTTCTGAACATTATAGTTTTCGAAAACTGCTAGTAAATTAAAAGATGCAATATGTAGTCTTCCATTTGCGACTGAGGATGATGACATAGATGAAGCTGCTACCCTGAAAGATGAGACTGAAACTGGTAATGAAGAAGACGACAAGAAACAAACTATAGTTGAGTCAGCTGAAGAAAATAACAAGGATGAGTCAGATCCTTTCGGACTTGATGCTCTGATTCCTAGTTCTGGCAAAAAAGATGATAGAgcaaaaggaaggaaagatgtgGCAACCAAGAGCAGGAAAGATGATGAGGAGGACACTAAGATATTTCTCAAGTCAAAGAGAGAAGCCTTGATTTCTTGTTTAGAAATTGCTGCTCGACGTTATAAAACACCATGGTAAGTGTTCATTGTTTGCTGCTGCTAATTAAAGGATAAGAAACTCTGCTTTTATATAGTTGCTTGTGTTTAGTTTTATTTAGTAGATTAATTGCATGCTTTATTCTTCTTAGGTGCCAGACAGTTATAGACATCTTGGTAAAGCATGCATTTGACAATGTagcaaggtttacatctcgacaAAGGGATGCCATTGAAAAACTATGGGCTTCTGTTTGGGAGCAACAAATACGTAGGAAGCAAGGGAAATCAGTAACTGGGAAACTTGACGTGAATGCTTTTGAATGGCTTCAGCAGAAATATTCTACTGAGAAGATCAGCATTCGGCATTCTGTTGGTGCTAGTGGAGACCGTCGATGTCAACAATGGCTTGGTTAAtcacttatttttttttcatgttctcAAGGAGTATTGTGATCTAACTCTTATCCAGAAAACAAATTGAAACCGTTGATTGAAAATCTGTTCATGTGAATGTAATACTCTTCAAGTGTGTAATATTTTGAAGGAGACAATTCAGAATACTTGTTTCTTCTCAACATTTTCCCTTCATCTggtttaattcttcaaaaatagCCTTAATGTATTCTGGGATGATTGTTGATGAAACACAACGGGTTTAAGACCCTCTTCATTTGGTTATGCTTCCTAGTCGTTGAAAGAAGGGTCTAAGGTCTGAACCTGATAAATCTTTGATATTCTTCACTTCACCATATGTGGCAAAAGTAATAATATTCAGTTTCTAGCTGATTAATGTTACTGCAGTGATCTCAGGAAGGTAACAAATGAAACTTGAAGGAAGATAATCAACTGCTGATCCAATGATGCTGGTTTAAGCAACAGGTAAAAATGAAGAGTGTGAGAGAATTTTAATTTCCTTTTCATTAACTTTTAACTGTACATATTCTCACTGTGTTCTTGGAACATACATACACAACTGGGGTGCTACCAGTAATCTCCACAGGAACAGTTTCCGTCTCTGAAGTGGTGAAAGCGCTTTCGATCACGTACTATTATTACTCTCTGATATATTTTAGACAGCAGCTTAGTTGCAGTGTGACAGTCCTTACAAACTCTCAGATTTTTTACAATCTGAATTGGAGTGCCTGGAGCTGTGCTAATGAGACCAAAAGCGATAGCCAATTTTTCGCTGTGATAATTGAGTGCCGTTTCTTTCTCTTCCTCATCTATATTTCTTAAGACAGCAGAAGTGTCTGCCATGTACCCTGCCTCCTTTAGCTTGTTTCCCATCTCAGACACCATATCATTTATCTTTTCGATTTCTGGGTGTGCTTTATCTCCCATTATGAACTCATGAACATATCCATTTACTTCGATACAGCTGAGCCCTGGTTCTTTTCTCATTCCcttgttcttcattgcttttctCACCTCTGCAACGTCATTCCACCTATTTGCCACtgcatatatatttgaaatagaAACATTATAACCACAGTTTTGAGGTTCCAGGTAAACAAGTTGCCTAGCAGCCATTTCCCCTAATACAGTGTTGTGGTGAAGCTTGCATGCAGCAAGAAGAGCACTCCATATAATGGAGTTTGCCCTTATAGGCAAGCTTTTGATAATCCCATAGGCCTCATCAAGCAGTCCTGCTCGACCAAGAAGATCCACCATACAACCATAGTGTTCAATCTTAGGAACCAATACAAATGCATGAaccattttctcaaaaattaaCTTCCCTTCTTCCACCAATCCTGCATGGCTACAAGCATTTAGAAGTCCAATAAATGTGATATCATTTGGCCTAACACCCTCTCTTTCCATCTCGGAGAATAGCTCCAAAGCCTCCTTACCGCATCCATGCATTCCTAATCCTGCCATCATCGTATTCCACATACCAATATCTCTATCTTTAACTTCCTTGAACAGTTTCCAAGCCCCATCAATGTCTCCACACTTGGCATACATTTCCAATAGTGCGGTTTTTAATATCGTATCCATTTCAACAGCTTGCCTGTTTATGACAGTATGAACCCATTTACCCATATCAAGGGCTCCAGTCTCTGCACAAAGTGAAAGCATCGTAGTTATTGTTACTTGGTTAGGTCTCACCCCATTTTCCCTCATCTTGACAAAAAGATCAAAAGCCTGATCTATGCAATGTGTTTGCGCATAAGCTGCAATCATAGCACTCCAGATCATAACATCTTTGTCTTTAACTGAGTCAAAAACTGCTCTAGCATTCCTTATCTCTCCACATTTCCCATACATATCAACCAGAGCAGTAGCAAGAGCCAGAGACGAACAAATCCCGTTTCTCAAAATATAAACGTGTAATTGTTTTCCCAGTTCTAAAGCCCCCACAAAACCACACTCTACAACTAAACACAGCAAAGTAATCTCGTTTGGCTTTATCCTTTCTTCAATCATTCTAGCAAAAAGCTTCATTCCCTCTTCTAATTTATTGCAATGAATATATCCAGCTATCATAGCAGTCCATGAAACAACAGTTTTCTGGTTCAATCCATTGAAAAGCAGTCTTGCAGAAGCTAAATTTCCACTTTTGGCATACATATGAATGAAAGCAGTAGTTAACTGAAAACCCATTTTCTCAAGATTCCTTGTAACATAAGCATGCATTGCTTTTCCCATTTCAACATCCATGCGGTCTGCAAATAAAGTAATCATGCTAATCATGGCAACTTCACTAGGTCTTATCTGTAAAACTTGCATCTTTCTTATCATCTCCAATGCTTCCATGTACAATTTGCTTCTAACATAGCATCTAATCATTGTACTCCAAGAAACAGCATCTCTTTCATACATATTATCAAACAACAATCTGGCAGAGACAACACTGTCACATTCACTATACATTTGTATCAAAGCATTACTTACAAAAACATCTTCAGTCAATC is part of the Gossypium hirsutum isolate 1008001.06 chromosome D11, Gossypium_hirsutum_v2.1, whole genome shotgun sequence genome and encodes:
- the LOC107926827 gene encoding uncharacterized protein produces the protein MGDNLFEGLPPPSHYQQLQGKENEEVEGKEGNDQISFSLKTSSSSNNKEASPKPVLKSALKRPKPTESNPEAAVQEKRLRFKMTTDASETQVIEAMQKIASHIKNPTKFSKASKLAIQLIQAGSVKGGTSEHFFAILEAAMSCTTSCTDPSVRGDYHSLFSAAQDAAECLNKRQKNQLTVWTFRAVMANDFLTDDSFVFSKTASKLKDAICSLPFATEDDDIDEAATLKDETETGNEEDDKKQTIVESAEENNKDESDPFGLDALIPSSGKKDDRAKGRKDVATKSRKDDEEDTKIFLKSKREALISCLEIAARRYKTPWCQTVIDILVKHAFDNVARFTSRQRDAIEKLWASVWEQQIRRKQGKSVTGKLDVNAFEWLQQKYSTEKISIRHSVGASGDRRCQQWLG
- the LOC107926826 gene encoding pentatricopeptide repeat-containing protein At3g26782, mitochondrial, translated to MDMMKVAATEKPSLSSPSALASTIKFIQIPKSETFLQPTLEQTRQTHALMVKTHFNETKFSPSAQFNFLITSYTKNSQPHSALDIYTYLRRMDYEVDNFMVPAILKACSFVSNTQLGKEIHGFAVKNGLTEDVFVSNALIQMYSECDSVVSARLLFDNMYERDAVSWSTMIRCYVRSKLYMEALEMIRKMQVLQIRPSEVAMISMITLFADRMDVEMGKAMHAYVTRNLEKMGFQLTTAFIHMYAKSGNLASARLLFNGLNQKTVVSWTAMIAGYIHCNKLEEGMKLFARMIEERIKPNEITLLCLVVECGFVGALELGKQLHVYILRNGICSSLALATALVDMYGKCGEIRNARAVFDSVKDKDVMIWSAMIAAYAQTHCIDQAFDLFVKMRENGVRPNQVTITTMLSLCAETGALDMGKWVHTVINRQAVEMDTILKTALLEMYAKCGDIDGAWKLFKEVKDRDIGMWNTMMAGLGMHGCGKEALELFSEMEREGVRPNDITFIGLLNACSHAGLVEEGKLIFEKMVHAFVLVPKIEHYGCMVDLLGRAGLLDEAYGIIKSLPIRANSIIWSALLAACKLHHNTVLGEMAARQLVYLEPQNCGYNVSISNIYAVANRWNDVAEVRKAMKNKGMRKEPGLSCIEVNGYVHEFIMGDKAHPEIEKINDMVSEMGNKLKEAGYMADTSAVLRNIDEEEKETALNYHSEKLAIAFGLISTAPGTPIQIVKNLRVCKDCHTATKLLSKIYQRVIIVRDRKRFHHFRDGNCSCGDYW